One window from the genome of Labeo rohita strain BAU-BD-2019 chromosome 10, IGBB_LRoh.1.0, whole genome shotgun sequence encodes:
- the npm2b gene encoding nucleoplasmin-2b isoform X1, with product MSKTEKPLSTLWGCELNESNKEESFKTDDTNHQHQLALRTMCLGHTAKDEFNIVELVTGEGNSSAKAVPIATLHAKSMPTVNLSGLDLHPPVTFRLKHGSGPVYVGAEHVALEEYSDDEEMDEEMDEEVEEEEEDIEESPVKKVTKNGAGKRKKPEKGEDEEASDGENPPKKGKGRGRKAQAAKMWMGSSTFPEGRCWTSELGAPISHRGPIVVLLLVNKTVGGESKLVSFSLKPFCL from the exons atgaGCAAAACAGAGAAACCTTTATCCACTCTTTGGG GTTGTGAACTCAACGAATCTAATAAAGAAGAGTCCTTCAAGACGGATGATACGAACCATCAACACCAGCTGGCACTGAGAACG ATGTGTCTGGGTCACACCGCCAAAGATGAGTTCAATATCGTCGAGTTGGTCACTGGTGAGGGCAACAGCAGCGCGAAAGCGGTTCCCATAGCAACACTTCACGCTAAATCTATGCCTACG GTCAACCTGTCTGGATTGGATCTTCATCCGCCCGTGACCTTTCGCCTGAAGCACGGCTCTGGGCCGGTGTACGTCGGAGCGGAACATGTGGCCC TGGAGGAGTACTCTGACGATGAAGAGATGGATGAAGAGATGGATGAGGAGGtagaagaagaggaggaagatATTGAAGAATCACCGGTTAAGAAAGTCACAAAAAATGGTGCTGGCAAA AGAAAGAAGCCAGAAAAGGGAGAGGATGA GGAAGCCTCAGATGGAGAAAATCCACCTAAAAAG GGTAAAGGAAGGGGACGTAAGGCGCAAGCTGCAAAG ATGTGGATGGGAAGCAGCACGTTCCCAGAAGGCCGCTGCTGGACATCTGAGTTGGGAGCTCCAATTTCTCACCGTGGTCCCATTGTAGTTCTGCTGCTTGTCAATAAAACTGTTGGAGGGGAAAGCAAACTGGTCTCGTTTTCTCTAAAACCATTTTGTCTGTAG
- the npm2b gene encoding nucleoplasmin-2b isoform X2, with the protein MSKTEKPLSTLWGCELNESNKEESFKTDDTNHQHQLALRTMCLGHTAKDEFNIVELVTGEGNSSAKAVPIATLHAKSMPTVNLSGLDLHPPVTFRLKHGSGPVYVGAEHVALEEYSDDEEMDEEMDEEVEEEEEDIEESPVKKVTKNGAGKRKKPEKGEDEEASDGENPPKKGKGRGRKAQAAKV; encoded by the exons atgaGCAAAACAGAGAAACCTTTATCCACTCTTTGGG GTTGTGAACTCAACGAATCTAATAAAGAAGAGTCCTTCAAGACGGATGATACGAACCATCAACACCAGCTGGCACTGAGAACG ATGTGTCTGGGTCACACCGCCAAAGATGAGTTCAATATCGTCGAGTTGGTCACTGGTGAGGGCAACAGCAGCGCGAAAGCGGTTCCCATAGCAACACTTCACGCTAAATCTATGCCTACG GTCAACCTGTCTGGATTGGATCTTCATCCGCCCGTGACCTTTCGCCTGAAGCACGGCTCTGGGCCGGTGTACGTCGGAGCGGAACATGTGGCCC TGGAGGAGTACTCTGACGATGAAGAGATGGATGAAGAGATGGATGAGGAGGtagaagaagaggaggaagatATTGAAGAATCACCGGTTAAGAAAGTCACAAAAAATGGTGCTGGCAAA AGAAAGAAGCCAGAAAAGGGAGAGGATGA GGAAGCCTCAGATGGAGAAAATCCACCTAAAAAG GGTAAAGGAAGGGGACGTAAGGCGCAAGCTGCAAAGGTGTGA